The following are encoded in a window of Actinomycetota bacterium genomic DNA:
- a CDS encoding glycosyltransferase 87 family protein, with amino-acid sequence MVFLGMSLEGGGSERAGPVVGSGAAMDTVATRRPAWALAATAWVLAAGVAVFDTAHYLHPPTSARLGDLHVYLVAVHALLHGHSLYGAHPGLRSGFTYPPFAALLLIPLALVPEAAAQVTWTLLTLAATGALSYLVARALPRRLGPAAAVWPALTALLLASKPLQSNLAFGQVSVFLALGVVADLLARRGRRYQGALTGLCAALKLTPLVFVPYLWLTGRRRAAGVALGTFGAATALAGLGAPGNSRSFWGGEVFHVTRGLPLAEGGNQSIYGVLLRAGAHGAALGALWAVLSGGALVLGLWRARRACEAGQPVLGLAITGCAGILASPISWTHHELWVLLGAAGVFTASTGADIAVAAVILVPMVIGLPGAHLLGPPGRWLAANDRSVLAALVACVLPFRDLTGSRPGPTGPGGARRGAQPAAQWRDVSTVEISRHHRQPWGPSPSGSPE; translated from the coding sequence GTGGTTTTCCTGGGAATGTCGCTGGAGGGCGGGGGGTCGGAGCGGGCGGGCCCGGTGGTAGGGTCGGGCGCAGCCATGGACACGGTCGCCACCCGCCGGCCTGCCTGGGCTCTCGCCGCCACAGCCTGGGTGCTGGCGGCCGGGGTGGCGGTGTTCGACACCGCCCACTACCTGCACCCGCCCACCTCCGCCCGGCTGGGCGACCTGCACGTCTACCTGGTCGCGGTGCACGCCCTGCTGCACGGGCACTCCCTGTACGGGGCCCACCCGGGCCTCCGGTCCGGCTTCACCTACCCGCCCTTCGCCGCCCTCCTGCTCATCCCCTTGGCCCTGGTGCCCGAGGCGGCGGCGCAGGTGACCTGGACGCTCCTGACCCTGGCGGCCACCGGTGCCCTGAGCTACCTGGTCGCCCGGGCGCTCCCCCGCCGTCTGGGGCCGGCAGCCGCCGTCTGGCCGGCGCTGACCGCCCTGCTGCTGGCCTCGAAGCCGCTGCAGAGCAACCTGGCCTTCGGGCAGGTGAGCGTCTTCCTGGCGCTGGGGGTGGTGGCCGACCTGCTCGCTCGACGGGGCCGGCGCTACCAGGGGGCCCTGACCGGGCTGTGTGCCGCCCTGAAGCTGACGCCGCTGGTGTTCGTGCCCTACCTGTGGCTGACCGGGCGCCGGCGGGCAGCCGGGGTGGCGCTCGGCACCTTCGGGGCGGCGACCGCGCTGGCCGGGCTCGGGGCACCGGGCAACTCCCGGTCGTTCTGGGGCGGCGAGGTCTTCCACGTCACCCGGGGCCTGCCCCTCGCCGAGGGCGGCAACCAGTCGATCTACGGCGTGCTGCTGCGGGCCGGAGCCCACGGGGCCGCACTCGGGGCTCTCTGGGCTGTGCTGTCCGGCGGTGCGCTGGTCCTCGGGCTCTGGCGGGCCCGGAGGGCGTGCGAGGCGGGCCAGCCGGTGCTGGGGCTGGCGATCACCGGCTGCGCCGGGATCCTCGCCTCGCCGATCTCCTGGACCCACCACGAGCTCTGGGTCCTGCTGGGGGCGGCCGGGGTGTTCACCGCCAGCACCGGCGCGGACATCGCCGTGGCGGCGGTGATCCTGGTGCCGATGGTCATCGGGCTCCCCGGGGCGCACCTCCTGGGGCCGCCGGGCCGCTGGCTGGCGGCGAACGACCGCTCGGTGCTGGCGGCCCTGGTGGCGTGCGTCCTGCCGTTCCGGGATCTGACCGGCTCACGACCGGGGCCTACGGGACCGGGCGGAGCCCGGCGAGGGGCCCAACCGGCAGCACAGTGGCGCGATGTCTCCACTGTGGAGATATCGCGCCACCACCGCCAGCCGTGGGGACCCTCGCCGTCCGGTTCGCCGGAGTGA
- the pyrE gene encoding orotate phosphoribosyltransferase has translation MVTKTHKSAQRKGLPTLHPAVLSEDEVLAALREVGAVTSGHFVLSSGRHSDVYCEKFRALERPELALSLGASLADRFAAEQVDVVLSPALGAIVLGFTTALCMGARFVFAERDQGALRLRRGFVLAEGERVLVVEDVVTTGKSVNEVVALVPPEALVGVGCLLDRSGGAGGVPPMTSLARLDAPTWEASECPLCRAGVEAVAPGSRHLA, from the coding sequence ATGGTGACCAAGACCCACAAGTCGGCGCAGCGCAAGGGGCTCCCCACCCTCCATCCCGCCGTCCTCTCCGAGGACGAGGTCCTCGCCGCGCTCCGGGAGGTCGGGGCGGTCACCAGCGGTCACTTCGTGCTCTCCTCCGGCCGTCACTCCGACGTCTACTGCGAGAAGTTCCGCGCCCTGGAACGGCCGGAGCTGGCGCTCTCACTCGGCGCCTCGCTGGCAGACCGCTTCGCTGCCGAGCAGGTGGACGTGGTGCTCTCGCCCGCCCTGGGGGCCATCGTGTTGGGCTTCACCACCGCGTTGTGCATGGGCGCCCGGTTCGTGTTTGCCGAGCGTGACCAGGGCGCCCTGCGCCTGCGCCGGGGCTTCGTCCTGGCCGAGGGGGAGCGGGTGCTGGTGGTGGAGGACGTGGTGACCACCGGGAAGTCGGTGAACGAGGTGGTGGCGCTGGTGCCGCCCGAGGCCCTCGTGGGCGTCGGGTGCCTGCTGGATCGCTCGGGCGGGGCGGGCGGCGTACCCCCGATGACCAGCCTGGCCCGGCTGGATGCACCCACCTGGGAGGCGTCGGAGTGCCCGCTGTGCCGCGCCGGCGTGGAGGCCGTTGCTCCCGGGAGTCGGCACCTGGCCTAG
- a CDS encoding FtsX-like permease family protein → MFQTGYLLSELRRRWGRTIVTALGLAIGVGLVIGIIGVSEGLSAAQSSVLSPLSSIGTDILVTRVAGSTDTATGGTGTASTPTGGAGGGGGGFFAGGPGGRNVALNSDAAQSLLAENTNVLTDLSKLGPAGTNFVHDFFLSSTLLTFPEAALTQTATVPGVESVSPGLTQNVQHETGTVPQQVATVTEAAQTFSQTQTVRTQLTPDQRQALQQCLASKGLTFGRGGGGGSTGTASPAPGGGAGGGGGQVFGSGGDSAFAACLPQGQGTANFSFTSPARTIQQIVNPPQTNINNSSYTAAGVDPRDPTQGLVTKSQLVAGSWLPAGTSNDVLLNVSYANQHSYKVGAGLPINGVTYTVSGLVNPTLTGSIADIYFPLSTLQNLSGKSGEITQILVKVNSASSVQAVASRIQALLPGATVVTTASLASQVTGSLVDAKKLTDRLGGALGVIVLISAFVIAMLLTLSSIGKRVREIGTLRAVGWSRGRVVRQILAETIGIGLVGGAIGIGLGYAASLAVRAFSPTLQAAAPGVATFGGSSASQVFGQSTTVAVKNVVVHLTSPVHPVTLLIGVGLAVVGGIIAGGVGALRASRLSPAEALRNLA, encoded by the coding sequence ATGTTCCAGACGGGATACCTGCTGAGCGAGCTGCGCCGGCGCTGGGGCCGCACCATCGTCACCGCTCTCGGCCTCGCCATCGGCGTGGGCCTGGTGATCGGCATCATCGGGGTGTCGGAGGGCCTGAGCGCGGCGCAGAGCAGCGTCCTGTCGCCCCTGTCGTCCATCGGCACCGACATCCTGGTGACCCGGGTGGCCGGGTCCACCGATACCGCCACTGGCGGAACCGGTACGGCGAGCACTCCCACGGGGGGCGCGGGCGGCGGGGGTGGCGGCTTTTTCGCCGGAGGCCCCGGGGGCCGCAACGTCGCCCTCAACTCCGATGCCGCCCAGTCGCTGCTGGCGGAGAACACCAACGTCCTGACCGACCTCTCCAAGCTCGGTCCCGCCGGTACCAACTTCGTCCACGACTTCTTCCTCTCCTCGACGCTGCTGACCTTCCCGGAGGCCGCCCTGACCCAGACTGCGACCGTGCCCGGCGTCGAGTCGGTGTCGCCGGGGCTGACGCAGAACGTCCAGCACGAGACCGGGACCGTGCCCCAGCAGGTGGCCACCGTCACCGAGGCCGCCCAGACCTTCAGCCAGACCCAGACCGTCCGCACGCAGCTCACCCCCGACCAGCGCCAGGCGCTCCAGCAGTGCCTCGCCTCCAAGGGCCTCACGTTCGGCCGGGGTGGTGGCGGGGGCTCGACCGGCACCGCAAGCCCGGCACCCGGGGGCGGGGCTGGGGGTGGGGGCGGCCAGGTCTTCGGCAGCGGCGGGGACTCGGCGTTCGCCGCCTGCCTCCCGCAGGGGCAGGGGACCGCCAACTTCAGCTTCACGAGCCCGGCCCGCACGATCCAGCAGATCGTCAACCCGCCCCAGACCAACATCAACAACTCCAGCTACACCGCAGCCGGCGTCGACCCCCGCGACCCGACCCAGGGCCTGGTCACCAAGAGCCAGCTGGTCGCAGGCTCCTGGCTGCCGGCTGGCACCTCCAACGACGTCCTGTTGAACGTCTCGTACGCCAACCAGCACTCCTACAAGGTGGGCGCAGGCCTGCCGATCAACGGGGTGACCTACACGGTGAGCGGTCTGGTCAACCCGACGCTCACCGGATCGATCGCCGACATCTACTTCCCGCTGTCCACCCTCCAGAACCTCTCGGGCAAGAGCGGCGAGATCACCCAGATCCTGGTGAAGGTCAACAGCGCCTCCTCGGTGCAAGCGGTGGCCTCCCGCATCCAGGCCCTGCTGCCGGGCGCCACCGTCGTGACCACCGCCTCCCTGGCCAGCCAGGTGACCGGCTCGCTGGTGGATGCCAAGAAGCTCACCGACCGCCTGGGCGGGGCATTGGGCGTCATCGTGCTGATCTCGGCCTTCGTCATCGCCATGCTGCTGACGCTGTCCTCGATCGGCAAGCGGGTGCGGGAGATCGGCACGCTGCGGGCCGTGGGCTGGTCCCGGGGCCGGGTGGTGCGCCAGATCCTGGCCGAGACCATCGGGATCGGCCTGGTGGGCGGGGCGATCGGCATCGGGCTGGGCTACGCCGCCAGCCTGGCGGTGAGGGCCTTCTCGCCCACGTTGCAGGCTGCGGCGCCCGGGGTGGCCACCTTCGGGGGCTCCTCGGCCTCGCAGGTATTCGGGCAGTCGACCACGGTGGCGGTCAAGAACGTCGTCGTCCACCTCACCTCGCCGGTGCACCCGGTGACCCTGTTGATCGGGGTGGGGCTGGCGGTCGTCGGCGGCATCATCGCCGGCGGGGTGGGCGCCCTGCGGGCCTCCCGCCTGTCGCCCGCCGAAGCCCTCCGGAACCTGGCCTAA
- a CDS encoding PadR family transcriptional regulator: protein MSIVDGERSGVNATAASLLGFLYWQPLSGHDLCSAVEMSVGNFWNVTRSQIYRELRTLAQQGLVEGGEVGPRRRLPYTITEPGRECFREWLRESPGPDVMRSPLLLKFFFGILLSEDTLRHFVGDHRVRHEGQLEYYRNLLEQIKESDPVPAHVVRLGIAFEEMMLHWFDTIPWELWSAPEHRHPRA from the coding sequence ATGTCCATTGTGGACGGTGAGAGGTCGGGTGTCAATGCCACCGCGGCATCTCTGCTCGGGTTCCTGTACTGGCAGCCGCTGAGCGGCCATGACCTGTGTTCGGCGGTCGAGATGAGCGTCGGCAACTTCTGGAATGTCACCCGCAGCCAGATCTACCGGGAGTTGCGCACCCTCGCGCAACAGGGCCTGGTGGAGGGGGGCGAGGTGGGTCCCCGCCGGCGGCTGCCCTACACGATCACCGAGCCGGGCCGGGAATGCTTCCGGGAGTGGCTGCGGGAATCGCCCGGCCCCGACGTCATGCGTTCCCCGCTGTTGTTGAAATTCTTCTTCGGGATCCTGCTCTCCGAGGACACGCTCCGCCACTTCGTGGGCGACCACCGGGTCCGCCACGAGGGCCAGCTGGAGTACTACCGGAACCTGCTGGAGCAGATCAAGGAGTCCGACCCGGTCCCGGCCCACGTGGTGCGGCTGGGTATCGCCTTCGAGGAGATGATGCTGCACTGGTTCGACACCATCCCGTGGGAGCTGTGGTCAGCCCCCGAGCACCGGCACCCGCGGGCGTGA